In Hermetia illucens chromosome 1, iHerIll2.2.curated.20191125, whole genome shotgun sequence, one genomic interval encodes:
- the LOC119647181 gene encoding uncharacterized protein LOC119647181: MCRTVKDHLNELERGIKSATKRCVATTYVVLVAIVVPIDDVLSFIRPQASGWCGGVIEITLFNITFPGSALKKNWLTGGFNVKKLFISNSELKAIESDAFKSPVFRQLTELEISYASIAFLKKGSFDHLTSLTNLKLDHSVNDFSTEYLDGIQNNIKQIEIHGVSDLHAPNELFGSLLLPKLQTLDLGNNNFGDTINESTFQNVTPSSILNLTDCKISSLHPRTFKVNRAGPASLYLENNNLKKVSDEVFEPMVERYIRFTITLRGNPWNCTYELLPLIKLITENERVYADNPKCASPPEFAGKELHPDIFVTLPATTTTEGSISSTTSTTKPITTTTEMPWPTLTTTAEGSISPTANTTFTTTTEMSSPISTTSTEGSTSSTTITTNAITTTTATAEGSISSTISTPNTTITTEMFIPISTTTTKGPTISTTTQIPASTSTKDPEESSLTEIVCEDHVEDICTPGSCDSKSILYVKEMDIKFNISKVSSRAVQITIERPAKDFSIVWFTPAIKDFNKVQNHYTEHNLGCVELEMQNFTIQGLELGAVYIFCIVKGNDAEMTPLNCRSHLVEVDCNETDLLDPESKTALVWSVVSILAAVLLGAVTMFCVIQFNPALLKGTKRIVILAKNTAEVPIIPKGKSKSDKVLGMNSIKRNISDRRLSSVSTESTREYTVSDYEVISSQLATTIRKDSLNFERLQTNSPPPLPKILSEGSVPQLTIQSDKLECAVQSNEDYYVLNSRA; encoded by the exons ATGTGTCGAACCGTTAAAG atcATTTAAACGAATTGGAGCGAGGAATCAAGTCAGCAACAAAGAGGTGTGTAGCCACCACGTATGTAGTGTTAGTTGCAATAGTGGTACCTATTGATGATGTACTGAGCTTTATACGCCCACAAGCT AGCGGATGGTGCGGAGGTGTCATAGAAATAACCCTGTTTAACATCACATTTCCCGGTTCCGCCTTGAAGAAAAACTGGCTTACTGGAGGCTTTAATGTGAAGAAATTGTTCATCAGTAACTCCGAACTAAAAGCAATTGAAAGCgatgcattcaaatcacccgTTTTCAGACAACTTACTGAGCTTGAAATTTCTTATGCTAGTATTGCTTTCTTGAAAAAAGGATCTTTTGACCATTTAACATCACTGACGAATCTAAAACTAGATCACAGTGTCAAtgatttttccacagaatactTAGATGGAATACAAAATAACATTAAGCAAATCGAAATCCATGGTGTTTCAGACTTGCATGCGCCGAATGAGTTATTTGGAAGCCTCCTGTTACCAAAATTACAAACGTTGGATTTAGGAAATAACAACTTTGGTGACACCATTAATGAGAGTACATTCCAAAATGTAACTCCATcatctattttaaatttaactGATTGTAAAATCAGCTCACTACATCCTAGAACATTCAAAGTGAACCGTGCAGGCCCTGCGTCCTTATACTTGGAGaataataatctgaaaaaagtttCAGATGAGGTTTTTGAACCGATGGTTGAGCGCTATATACGCTTCACAATTACACTTAGAGGAAATCCTTGGAATTGTACATATGAACTTTTACCCTTAATTAAACTTATAACGGAAAATGAACGTGTCTACGCTGATAACCCAAAATGTGCATCCCCTCCTGAATTCGCAGGCAAAGAATTGCACCCAGATATTTTCGTGACTCTTCCAGCTACAACTACTACTGAGGGTTCAATATCATCGACCACAAGTACCACTAAACCGATCACAACTACAACCGAGATGCCTTGGCCCACTTTAACAACTACTGCTGAGGGCTCAATATCACCAACTGCAAACACCACGTTCACTACAACAACCGAGATGTCTAGCCCCATTTCAACGACTAGTACTGAGGGTTCAACATCATCCACTACAATCACAACTAATGCGatcacaacaacaacagctaCAGCAGAAGGCTCAATATCGTCAACTATATCAACTCCAAACACTACGATCACTACCGAGATGTTTATCCCCATTTCAACAACTACCACTAAGGGTCCAACGATCTCTACAACAACCCAGATTCCTGCATCCACTTCAACGAAAGATCCCGAAGAAAGCAGTCTAACAGAAATAGTATGTGAGGATCATGTAGAGGATATATGCACACCTGGATCATGTGACTCGAAGTCGATTTTGTATGTCAAGGAAATGGacataaaattcaatatttccaAGGTTTCATCCAGAGCAGTACAGATAACTATCGAGAGACCTGCAAaagatttttcaattgtttgGTTCACTCCTGCAATTAAGGATTTCAACAAAGTTCAGAATCATTATACAGAACACAACTTAGGATGTGTAGAGCTGGAAATGCAGAATTTTACAATACAGGGTCTTGAGTTAGGAGCTGTTTATATATTTTGCATTGTTAAGGGAAACGACGCTGAAATGACTCCTCTGAACTGTCGGTCCCATCTTGTGGAAGTGGACTGCAACGAAACTGATTTATTAGATCCAGAAAGTAAAACGGCACTAGTTTGGTCTGTAGTAAGTATACTGGCTGCAGTCCTTCTAGGAGCTGTTACCATGTTCTGTGTTATCCAATTCAACCCCGCCTTATTGAAAGGAACCAAACGGATCGTGATACTGGCCAAGAATACGGCTGAAGTTCCCATTATTCCCAAAGGAAAAAGTAAATCTGACAAAGTTTTGGGAATGAATTCAATTAAACG AAATATCTCTGATAGACGACTGTCCTCAGTTAGTACAGAGAGCACCCGCGAGTACACAGTTTCAGATTATGAAGTGATATCCAGCCAATTGGCTACCACGATACGTAAAGATAGTTTGAACTTCGAACGACTTCAAACAAATTCTCCACCTCCTCTACCGAAAATATTATCTGAGGGAAGTGTACCGCAGTTGACGATACAAAGTGATAAATTGGAGTGTGCTGTCCAGTCAAATGAAGATTATTATGTTCTCAACAGTCGAGCATAA